A genome region from Brachymonas denitrificans includes the following:
- a CDS encoding patatin-like phospholipase family protein: MPCPIQNPSVFTAMSPSEVPSADSLHLHLQRRQALRLLGGSMGAATLLGLTACGSAPPAPSPQKPAAPPVARRKPRLALALGGGAARGFAHVGALEVLEEAGIRPDIVVGTSAGSVVGSIYASGLRGRALRDAAQALDKNAITDWQVPFLNRGLLRGAALERFINQQVGNRPIQAMPVKLGIVATDLKSGQGILFRSGNTGQAVRASSAVPGVFEPVRIGSREYVDGGLVAPVPVNYARQLGGEVVVAIDISSEPTAEAARSQAQVVLKTFSIMGRNINTNELKNADVVLRPALAGVSSADFSNRERSIEAGRAAMRQALPRIRALLAKGV, from the coding sequence ATGCCATGTCCGATCCAGAATCCCTCTGTATTTACCGCCATGTCGCCATCCGAAGTGCCGTCTGCTGATTCCCTGCATCTCCACCTGCAACGCCGCCAGGCCCTGCGTCTGCTGGGAGGCAGCATGGGCGCGGCGACACTGCTTGGCCTGACGGCTTGCGGCAGCGCGCCGCCGGCACCGAGCCCGCAAAAGCCCGCGGCCCCGCCGGTCGCCCGGCGCAAGCCGCGTCTGGCGCTGGCCCTGGGGGGCGGCGCGGCACGTGGCTTCGCCCACGTCGGGGCGCTGGAAGTGCTGGAAGAAGCCGGCATCCGGCCCGACATCGTGGTCGGCACCTCGGCGGGCAGCGTGGTCGGCTCCATCTACGCCAGCGGCTTGCGCGGCAGGGCGCTACGCGATGCTGCCCAGGCGCTCGACAAGAACGCCATTACCGACTGGCAGGTGCCTTTCCTGAACCGGGGCCTGCTGCGCGGAGCGGCGCTGGAGCGCTTCATCAACCAGCAGGTGGGCAACCGCCCGATCCAGGCCATGCCGGTCAAGCTGGGCATCGTGGCGACGGATCTGAAATCGGGGCAGGGCATCCTGTTTCGCAGTGGCAATACCGGGCAGGCGGTGCGCGCATCGAGTGCCGTGCCGGGCGTGTTCGAGCCGGTGCGCATCGGCAGCCGCGAATATGTGGATGGCGGTCTGGTGGCGCCGGTGCCGGTCAACTATGCGCGCCAGCTTGGCGGCGAGGTGGTGGTGGCCATCGACATCAGCAGCGAGCCGACGGCCGAAGCGGCCAGAAGCCAGGCCCAGGTGGTGCTGAAAACCTTCTCCATCATGGGGCGCAACATCAATACCAATGAACTGAAAAACGCTGATGTGGTGCTGCGTCCGGCGCTGGCGGGTGTTTCCAGTGCGGATTTCAGCAACCGCGAGCGCTCGATCGAGGCCGGCCGCGCTGCCATGCGCCAGGCTTTGCCGCGGATCCGCGCCCTGCTTGCGAAAGGGGTGTGA
- the mnmC gene encoding FAD-dependent 5-carboxymethylaminomethyl-2-thiouridine(34) oxidoreductase MnmC: MSHSLCLSVPDIALFLDWWQQHRAAAGIHHFVWQADRLPAWSEVARAIEARLGADGEPLARQLQAHWWGLIPGWHRLPLEDERLILQLALVPVREALAGCTGVFDSIHAGSGLFRTPGLEPAHLAAALAALSRHGTRLHLGTASCPADIADAVHAADITDADWRHALRSKGWQTADGQPNGYFYSPHWIDESSRSSVVPSTAIVIGAGLSGAASAWSLARRGWEVTVLDAGPAPAAGASGLPVGLVVPHTSADDTRISQISRAGVRCMLHRAEALLEPGLEWSQGGVLEHCVDGDSKLARAWQAPDAPGALRPSSEWAHRASPQDIAQACLPQDITAILHPGAAWIKPAALVSALLRRPGIRFQGNGRVAALQRADSGLWQALDADGQVLAQARHVVIAAAYHSSALLQQLAAASGQPACTDAPFGIAFKPLRGQIAWGWQDDLPHPDALPPFPVNGKGSMAAHIPHATPERQGPMWITGSTFNRGDTDPSPRERDMGEILAKLQILHPAAGKALAPAFAQSQARAWAGVRTTLPDRLPVVGPLPVPGLEGISLCAGMGARGLALAMLCGEQMAALLHDEPWPQERKLGQMLSASRWLRNAR; encoded by the coding sequence ATGTCCCATAGCCTCTGCCTGTCCGTACCGGACATCGCGCTGTTTCTGGATTGGTGGCAGCAGCATCGCGCCGCAGCAGGCATCCATCATTTTGTCTGGCAAGCCGACCGGCTTCCAGCATGGAGCGAGGTGGCCCGTGCCATCGAAGCGCGTCTGGGCGCGGATGGGGAACCGCTGGCCCGGCAGCTGCAGGCGCACTGGTGGGGGCTGATTCCCGGATGGCATCGTCTTCCACTGGAGGATGAGCGGCTGATCCTCCAGCTCGCGCTGGTGCCCGTGCGCGAGGCACTGGCAGGCTGTACCGGTGTTTTCGATTCCATCCACGCAGGCTCGGGGCTATTCCGCACGCCCGGGCTTGAGCCAGCACATCTGGCCGCTGCACTTGCCGCACTCAGCCGGCATGGCACGCGGCTGCATCTCGGCACCGCATCCTGTCCTGCAGACATCGCGGATGCTGTGCATGCTGCCGACATCACAGACGCCGACTGGCGCCACGCCCTGCGCAGCAAAGGATGGCAAACGGCCGACGGCCAACCGAATGGATACTTTTATAGCCCGCACTGGATAGATGAAAGTTCCCGATCCAGCGTTGTACCATCAACTGCCATCGTTATCGGCGCAGGTCTGAGCGGCGCTGCCAGTGCCTGGAGCCTGGCGCGCCGCGGCTGGGAGGTCACCGTGCTGGATGCCGGCCCGGCACCGGCTGCCGGCGCGTCCGGCCTGCCCGTGGGCCTGGTCGTGCCGCACACCTCGGCCGACGACACGCGCATTTCCCAGATCAGCCGGGCCGGCGTACGCTGCATGCTGCATCGTGCCGAGGCGCTGCTGGAGCCGGGCCTGGAATGGTCGCAAGGCGGTGTGCTCGAACACTGTGTGGATGGCGACAGCAAACTGGCCCGCGCCTGGCAAGCGCCGGATGCCCCCGGCGCCCTCCGGCCCAGCAGCGAATGGGCGCACCGCGCCAGCCCGCAAGACATCGCCCAAGCCTGCTTGCCCCAAGACATCACCGCCATCCTGCATCCCGGTGCTGCCTGGATCAAGCCGGCAGCACTGGTGTCCGCATTGCTCAGGCGTCCGGGCATCCGCTTTCAGGGCAACGGCCGCGTCGCCGCCCTGCAGCGCGCGGATAGCGGACTCTGGCAGGCGCTGGACGCCGACGGCCAGGTGCTGGCGCAGGCCCGGCATGTCGTCATTGCGGCGGCCTACCATTCTTCGGCGCTGCTGCAGCAACTCGCTGCAGCGTCAGGCCAACCGGCGTGCACGGACGCGCCGTTCGGCATCGCCTTCAAACCCCTGCGCGGGCAGATTGCCTGGGGCTGGCAGGACGATCTGCCCCACCCGGATGCCCTGCCGCCCTTCCCCGTCAACGGCAAGGGCAGCATGGCTGCACACATTCCCCACGCCACGCCGGAGCGGCAGGGGCCGATGTGGATTACGGGATCAACCTTCAATCGCGGCGATACCGACCCCAGCCCGCGCGAGAGGGACATGGGCGAGATTCTGGCCAAGCTGCAGATCCTGCACCCCGCTGCCGGCAAGGCGCTGGCCCCGGCCTTCGCCCAGAGCCAGGCCCGTGCCTGGGCCGGCGTGCGCACCACGCTGCCGGACCGCCTGCCCGTGGTCGGGCCGCTGCCTGTTCCGGGCCTGGAAGGCATCTCGCTCTGCGCGGGCATGGGCGCACGCGGGCTGGCGCTTGCCATGCTCTGCGGCGAACAGATGGCCGCGCTGCTGCACGACGAACCCTGGCCGCAGGAGCGCAAGCTCGGCCAGATGCTGTCGGCCAGCCGCTGGCTCAGGAACGCCCGGTAG
- the dut gene encoding dUTP diphosphatase — MSLHVDLKLLDERLKTQMPAYATAGSAGLDLRACLDAPLTLQPNAWQLVPTGMAIYLQDPGYAAMILPRSGLGHKHGIVLGNLVGLIDSDYQGQLMVSAWNRTDTAYTIEPMERIAQLVIVPVMQAHFNVVDEFADVSARGEGGYGSTGRS; from the coding sequence ATGTCCCTGCACGTCGATCTCAAATTGCTGGATGAACGCCTGAAAACGCAAATGCCTGCCTACGCAACGGCCGGCAGCGCGGGCCTCGATTTGCGCGCCTGCCTCGATGCGCCGCTCACCTTGCAGCCCAATGCCTGGCAACTGGTGCCCACCGGCATGGCCATCTACCTGCAGGATCCGGGCTATGCAGCCATGATCCTGCCGCGCTCGGGGCTGGGCCACAAGCACGGCATTGTGCTGGGCAACCTGGTCGGCCTGATCGACAGCGATTACCAGGGCCAGCTGATGGTAAGCGCCTGGAACCGCACGGACACCGCGTACACCATCGAGCCGATGGAGCGCATTGCACAGCTGGTGATCGTGCCGGTGATGCAGGCGCACTTCAACGTGGTGGACGAATTTGCAGATGTGAGTGCGCGGGGCGAGGGGGGCTACGGTTCTACCGGGCGTTCCTGA
- a CDS encoding 2-hydroxyacid dehydrogenase, whose protein sequence is MHTSSPQPRLLVTRAIFPDVVDRLRQHFEVIDNPEDALWTREQMGDRLQGCAAVLTTPSEAIDGELLARSPGLRMCANMAVGYNNLDLPALTARGILATNTPDVLTETTADFGFALLLATARRVTEAERWLRDGHWTKWRYDTLLGRDVHGSTLGILGMGRIGQAIARRGAHGFGMRVIYHNRSQLDAATEQACGARYVSRETLLREADHLVLVLPYSAGTHHSIGMAELRQMKPGASLINIARGGIVDDAALARALREGVIAAAGLDVFEGEPQVHPDLLTLDNVVLSPHIASASEATRRAMANLAADNLIAFFTRGEALTPLNPEVLTR, encoded by the coding sequence ATGCATACAAGCTCACCGCAACCGCGCCTGCTGGTCACGCGTGCCATTTTTCCCGATGTGGTCGATCGCCTGCGCCAGCATTTCGAGGTCATCGACAACCCGGAGGACGCGCTGTGGACGCGCGAGCAGATGGGTGACCGCCTGCAAGGCTGTGCCGCCGTGCTCACCACCCCCTCCGAGGCCATCGACGGCGAACTGCTTGCACGCAGCCCCGGTCTGCGCATGTGCGCCAACATGGCGGTGGGCTACAACAATCTCGATCTGCCGGCGCTGACGGCGCGCGGCATTCTGGCTACTAACACTCCCGACGTGCTCACCGAAACCACGGCCGATTTCGGCTTTGCCCTGCTGCTCGCCACCGCACGCCGCGTGACCGAGGCCGAGCGCTGGTTGCGGGACGGCCACTGGACCAAATGGCGCTACGACACCCTGCTGGGCCGTGACGTGCATGGCAGCACGCTGGGCATCCTCGGCATGGGCCGCATCGGCCAGGCCATTGCCCGCCGCGGCGCGCACGGCTTCGGCATGCGGGTGATCTACCACAACCGCAGCCAGCTCGATGCCGCCACCGAGCAGGCGTGCGGGGCGCGCTATGTCTCGCGCGAAACCCTGCTGCGCGAGGCTGACCACCTGGTGCTGGTGCTCCCTTACTCGGCCGGCACCCACCACAGCATCGGCATGGCCGAACTGCGCCAGATGAAGCCAGGCGCCAGCCTGATCAACATCGCGCGCGGCGGCATCGTGGACGATGCGGCACTGGCCCGTGCCTTGCGCGAAGGCGTGATCGCCGCTGCCGGCCTCGATGTGTTCGAGGGCGAGCCGCAGGTGCATCCCGATCTGCTCACGCTCGACAATGTGGTGCTCAGTCCGCATATCGCCAGTGCCAGCGAGGCCACGCGCCGCGCCATGGCCAATCTGGCGGCCGACAACCTGATTGCCTTTTTCACGCGCGGCGAGGCGCTCACGCCGCTCAACCCCGAAGTGCTGACCCGCTGA
- a CDS encoding TIGR00730 family Rossman fold protein codes for MKNKGNLSEQRLAHAWEELQELADQGIALPPESNRLAFADPEFLLRRETRSIRLQIEMLKPELELERRQIDHTVVVYGSARVPSPEFAAQVIAAAERTGDAASLAQAERWRRGAASYEAARQFGRLVAEYSVGKPRQSHVYICTGGGPGIMEAANRGASEMGEPTIGLNITLPHEQQSNPYVTPDLNFKFHYFALRKMHFMVRAVALVVFPGGFGTLDELFEVMTLVQTRKSAQVPIVLYDSAYWKKLLNLELLAEEGMISPEDLNLLTYVDTPEDAWREIRDFYLAKCSDPKKVAVANGPCLVFNSHEPA; via the coding sequence ATGAAGAACAAGGGCAACCTGAGCGAACAGCGGCTGGCACATGCCTGGGAGGAACTCCAGGAACTTGCAGACCAAGGCATCGCCCTTCCCCCCGAATCCAACCGCCTGGCCTTTGCCGATCCCGAATTCCTGCTGCGGCGCGAAACGCGCAGCATCCGGCTGCAGATCGAGATGCTCAAGCCCGAGCTGGAGCTGGAGCGCCGGCAGATCGACCACACCGTCGTCGTCTATGGCAGTGCACGCGTGCCCTCGCCCGAGTTCGCCGCCCAGGTCATTGCCGCTGCCGAACGCACCGGCGATGCCGCCTCGCTGGCCCAGGCCGAGCGCTGGCGGCGCGGTGCAGCGTCATACGAAGCGGCACGGCAATTCGGCCGCCTGGTAGCCGAATACAGCGTGGGCAAGCCGCGCCAGAGCCATGTCTACATCTGCACGGGTGGCGGCCCCGGCATCATGGAAGCGGCCAACCGCGGCGCCAGCGAAATGGGCGAGCCCACCATCGGCCTGAACATCACGCTGCCGCACGAGCAGCAGTCCAACCCCTATGTCACCCCGGACCTGAACTTCAAGTTCCACTACTTTGCGCTGCGCAAGATGCACTTCATGGTGCGCGCCGTGGCGCTGGTGGTGTTTCCGGGCGGTTTCGGCACGCTGGATGAACTGTTCGAGGTGATGACGCTGGTGCAGACGCGCAAGTCGGCCCAGGTGCCCATCGTGCTGTATGACAGTGCCTACTGGAAGAAACTGCTCAACCTGGAGCTGCTGGCCGAGGAAGGCATGATTTCGCCGGAAGATCTGAACCTGCTCACCTATGTGGACACACCGGAAGATGCCTGGCGCGAGATCCGCGATTTTTACCTGGCCAAGTGTTCCGATCCCAAGAAGGTCGCAGTCGCCAACGGCCCCTGCCTGGTGTTCAACTCTCACGAGCCGGCCTGA
- a CDS encoding 3-(methylthio)propionyl-CoA ligase, whose protein sequence is MLGLMQNQPLLQSSLIEFAAANHGDTEIVSRRVEGDIHRYTWADAARRSRQLAHALDGLGLAADARVGTLAWNGYRHLELYYGVSGTGRVIHTINPRLHPEQMAWIVNHAEDEALCFDMSFLPLVQLIHGQCPTVKHWIALCDADKLPADSGIPNLASYEALIANQNTDYDWPQLDENTASGLCYTSGTTGNPKGALYSHRSNILHAYAAVMPDAMALSSRDAVMPVVPMFHVNAWGTPFSMAMTGCKVVFPGPQLDGKSLYDLIEAEQVTFSAGVPTIWQMLLMHVQSKGLRFSSLKRTVIGGSACPPAMIDAFAALGVRVIHAWGMTELSPLGALSTLKLKNESLPAEEKRRLLAKQGRPVFGVDLKIIDENGEDLPHDGTTYGNLMARGNWVIERYFKFDKSAVIDGGWFHTGDVATIDPDAFMQITDRSKDVIKSGGEWISSIDVENIAMGHPAVAMAACIGMPHPKWDERPIVVVALKPDAQLTREELLAFYEDKLAKWQIPDDVVFVDAIPLGATGKMLKTKVRQMLGDYKLPSL, encoded by the coding sequence ATGCTGGGCCTGATGCAGAACCAACCCCTGCTGCAATCGTCGCTGATCGAATTTGCGGCAGCCAACCACGGCGATACCGAAATCGTGTCGCGCCGGGTGGAGGGGGACATCCACCGCTACACCTGGGCCGATGCGGCACGGCGTTCGCGCCAGCTGGCCCATGCGCTCGATGGCCTCGGCCTGGCCGCCGATGCCCGCGTCGGCACCCTGGCCTGGAACGGCTACCGCCACCTGGAGCTGTACTACGGCGTGAGCGGCACCGGCCGGGTCATCCACACCATCAACCCGCGCCTGCATCCCGAGCAGATGGCCTGGATCGTCAACCACGCCGAAGACGAAGCGCTCTGCTTCGACATGAGCTTCCTGCCGCTGGTGCAGCTGATTCACGGCCAATGCCCCACGGTGAAGCACTGGATTGCCCTGTGCGATGCCGACAAACTGCCAGCCGACAGCGGCATTCCGAACCTGGCGAGTTACGAAGCGCTGATCGCCAACCAGAATACCGACTACGACTGGCCGCAGCTCGACGAAAACACCGCCAGCGGCCTGTGCTACACCAGCGGCACTACCGGCAACCCCAAGGGTGCACTGTATTCGCACCGCTCGAACATCCTGCATGCCTACGCTGCTGTCATGCCCGATGCCATGGCGCTGAGTTCGCGCGATGCCGTCATGCCTGTGGTGCCCATGTTCCACGTCAATGCCTGGGGCACGCCCTTCAGCATGGCGATGACGGGTTGCAAGGTGGTCTTCCCGGGCCCGCAGCTCGATGGCAAGTCGCTGTACGACCTGATCGAGGCCGAGCAGGTCACCTTCAGTGCCGGCGTGCCCACCATCTGGCAGATGCTGCTGATGCACGTGCAATCCAAGGGCCTGCGCTTCAGCAGCCTGAAACGCACGGTGATCGGTGGCTCGGCCTGCCCGCCGGCCATGATCGACGCCTTTGCCGCACTGGGCGTGCGCGTGATCCATGCCTGGGGCATGACGGAGCTGTCGCCATTGGGCGCACTGAGCACACTCAAGCTCAAGAACGAGTCCCTGCCGGCCGAGGAAAAGCGCCGCCTGCTGGCCAAGCAGGGCCGCCCGGTGTTCGGGGTCGACCTGAAGATCATCGACGAAAACGGCGAAGACCTGCCGCATGACGGCACCACCTACGGCAACCTGATGGCGCGCGGCAACTGGGTGATCGAGCGCTACTTCAAGTTCGACAAATCGGCCGTCATCGACGGCGGCTGGTTCCACACCGGCGACGTGGCCACCATCGACCCGGACGCCTTCATGCAGATTACCGACCGCAGCAAGGACGTGATCAAGTCCGGCGGCGAGTGGATCAGCTCCATCGACGTGGAAAACATCGCCATGGGCCACCCGGCCGTGGCCATGGCCGCCTGCATCGGCATGCCGCATCCCAAATGGGACGAACGCCCCATCGTGGTAGTGGCGCTCAAGCCCGATGCGCAGCTCACGCGCGAGGAACTGCTGGCCTTTTACGAAGACAAGCTCGCCAAGTGGCAGATCCCGGATGACGTGGTGTTTGTCGACGCCATTCCGCTGGGCGCCACCGGCAAGATGCTCAAGACCAAGGTGCGGCAGATGCTGGGCGACTACAAGCTGCCCTCGCTGTAA
- the efp gene encoding elongation factor P, translating into MKIAQEIRAGNVIMHGKDPMVVLKTEYARGGRGAATVRMKLKSLLSNFGTEVVFKADDKIDNIVLDKKECTYSYFADPMYVWMDTEYNQYEVESENMGDALNYLEEGMEAEVVFYEGKAISVELPTSVEREITWTEPAVKGDTSGKVLKPAKIATGFEVGVPIFVAQGDRIEIDTRTGEYRKRV; encoded by the coding sequence ATGAAAATCGCTCAAGAAATCCGCGCCGGCAACGTGATCATGCACGGCAAAGACCCGATGGTCGTGCTGAAAACCGAATACGCCCGTGGCGGCCGCGGCGCTGCCACCGTCCGCATGAAGCTCAAGAGCCTGCTGAGCAACTTCGGCACCGAAGTGGTGTTCAAGGCTGACGACAAGATCGACAACATCGTGCTCGACAAGAAAGAGTGCACCTACAGCTACTTCGCTGATCCCATGTACGTGTGGATGGACACCGAGTACAACCAGTACGAAGTCGAGTCCGAGAACATGGGCGACGCCCTGAACTACCTGGAAGAAGGCATGGAAGCCGAAGTGGTGTTCTACGAAGGCAAGGCCATCTCCGTCGAACTGCCCACCAGCGTCGAGCGCGAAATCACCTGGACCGAGCCCGCCGTCAAGGGCGACACCTCCGGCAAGGTGCTCAAGCCCGCCAAGATCGCGACCGGCTTCGAAGTCGGTGTGCCGATCTTCGTGGCCCAGGGCGACCGCATCGAGATCGACACCCGCACCGGCGAATACCGCAAGCGCGTGTAA
- a CDS encoding oxidative damage protection protein, which yields MTRMVQCIKLGKEAEGLDRAPYPGELGKRIFDNVSKQAWADWIRHQTMLVNENRLNLADARARQYLARQMENHFFGAGADQAAGYVPPTQEES from the coding sequence ATGACTCGCATGGTTCAATGCATCAAGCTGGGCAAGGAGGCCGAAGGCCTGGATCGCGCCCCCTACCCCGGCGAACTCGGCAAGCGCATTTTCGACAACGTGAGCAAGCAGGCCTGGGCCGACTGGATCCGCCACCAGACCATGCTGGTGAACGAAAACCGCCTGAACCTGGCCGACGCCCGCGCCCGCCAGTACCTGGCCCGCCAGATGGAAAACCACTTCTTCGGCGCCGGCGCCGACCAGGCCGCAGGCTACGTGCCGCCGACGCAGGAAGAATCCTGA
- the rmuC gene encoding DNA recombination protein RmuC has translation MSESLMLTVALILLGLNLLLLLVLLLRKPDDRPQREALESLRDALDDRIGESNERLERELRRELAETARTSRQEHAQTLGTFQGALVQHAAESARTQGAQLEGFAKQLAQMERIVQDTLNQRLASLHEGNQQRMNEVRSTLDEQITRLAQGNAQQLDQVRSLVGETLHSTLQSRLAENAQLLQQQLQGVQGGLASMQKQVSDTLTSQLDALSESNARRLQEMRGTLETQMAQMQHTNSAKLDEMRQTVDEKLQSTLHQRLGESFRQVADRLEMVHKGLGEMQTLAQGVGDLKHLLSNVKTRGMFGEAQLGALLEQVFAPDQYAAQVTVHPNARHAVDFAIRLPGKSEDGTPLWLPIDAKFPNEDYERLLSAQHRADAEGAELAARQLEARIRMEAKSISERYIAPPHTTDFAILFLPTEGLYAEVLRRPGLMESLQRDHRITLAGPTTLMAMLNSLQMGFKTLALEKRSSEVWQVLGAVKTEFGKFGDVLAKVKKQTQTVLNTLDEAERRNRAMHRSLRSAEALPEPEAQGILGLPQAGTSLTATDEDAD, from the coding sequence ATGTCCGAATCCCTGATGTTGACCGTGGCCCTGATCCTGCTGGGCCTGAACCTGCTGTTGCTGCTGGTCCTGCTATTGCGCAAGCCCGATGACCGTCCGCAGCGCGAGGCGCTGGAGTCGCTGCGCGATGCGCTTGACGACCGCATCGGCGAAAGCAATGAGCGGCTGGAGCGTGAGCTGCGCCGCGAGCTGGCCGAGACGGCGCGCACCAGCCGGCAGGAGCACGCGCAGACGCTGGGTACCTTCCAGGGCGCGCTGGTGCAGCATGCCGCCGAGTCTGCACGTACGCAGGGGGCGCAGCTCGAGGGCTTTGCCAAGCAGCTGGCGCAGATGGAGCGCATCGTGCAGGACACGCTCAACCAGCGCCTGGCCAGCCTGCATGAAGGCAACCAGCAGCGCATGAACGAGGTACGCAGCACGCTGGACGAGCAGATTACTCGCCTGGCGCAGGGCAATGCGCAGCAGCTCGACCAGGTGCGCAGCCTGGTGGGCGAAACGCTGCACAGCACGCTGCAGTCCCGTCTGGCCGAAAACGCCCAGTTGCTGCAGCAGCAATTGCAGGGCGTGCAGGGCGGCCTTGCCAGTATGCAGAAGCAGGTGTCCGACACGCTCACCAGCCAGCTCGATGCCCTGAGCGAATCCAACGCGCGCCGCCTGCAGGAAATGCGCGGCACGCTGGAAACGCAGATGGCGCAGATGCAGCACACCAACAGCGCCAAGCTCGACGAAATGCGCCAGACCGTGGACGAAAAGCTCCAGTCCACGCTGCATCAGCGCCTGGGCGAGAGCTTCCGCCAGGTGGCAGACCGGCTGGAGATGGTGCACAAGGGCCTGGGCGAGATGCAGACGCTGGCCCAGGGCGTGGGCGATCTCAAGCACCTGCTCAGCAACGTCAAGACGCGCGGCATGTTCGGCGAGGCACAACTGGGCGCCTTGCTGGAGCAGGTGTTTGCACCCGACCAGTATGCCGCGCAAGTCACCGTGCACCCCAACGCCCGCCACGCAGTGGATTTCGCCATCCGCCTGCCAGGCAAGAGCGAGGATGGCACGCCCCTTTGGCTGCCGATCGATGCCAAATTTCCGAACGAGGATTACGAACGCCTGCTGTCTGCCCAGCACCGTGCCGACGCCGAAGGTGCCGAACTGGCCGCGCGCCAGCTGGAGGCACGCATCCGCATGGAGGCCAAGTCCATCAGCGAGCGTTACATCGCGCCGCCGCACACCACCGACTTCGCCATCCTGTTCCTGCCAACCGAGGGCCTGTACGCCGAAGTGCTGCGCCGCCCCGGCCTGATGGAAAGCCTGCAGCGCGACCACCGCATCACGCTGGCCGGCCCGACCACGCTGATGGCCATGCTCAACTCGCTGCAGATGGGCTTCAAGACGCTGGCGCTGGAAAAGCGCAGCAGCGAGGTATGGCAGGTGCTGGGTGCCGTCAAGACCGAGTTCGGCAAGTTCGGCGATGTGCTCGCCAAGGTAAAGAAGCAGACGCAGACCGTGCTCAACACCCTGGACGAAGCCGAGCGACGCAACCGTGCCATGCACCGCAGCCTGCGCAGCGCCGAGGCGCTGCCGGAGCCGGAAGCACAGGGCATTCTGGGGTTGCCGCAAGCCGGCACCAGTCTGACGGCTACCGACGAAGACGCAGACTGA
- a CDS encoding 3-hydroxyacyl-CoA dehydrogenase, translating into MEIQGKSFIVTGGASGLGEGTARMLAANGGKVVIADMNEERGQQVAQEIGGVFVKANVADEADGRKVVEAATGLGKLMGLVNCAGIAPAEKIVGKKGPHSLELFQKVITVNLIGSFNMMRLAAEAMSANEPEATGERGVMISTASVAAFEGQIGQVAYSASKGGVVGMTLPIARDLARTGIRNMTIAPGIMGTPMLFGMPQEVQDSLAAMVPFPSRLGRPEDFAKLAKHIFENDLLNGEVIRLDGAIRMGMK; encoded by the coding sequence ATGGAGATTCAAGGCAAGTCTTTCATCGTGACCGGCGGTGCTTCCGGCCTGGGTGAAGGCACGGCGCGCATGCTGGCAGCCAATGGCGGCAAGGTCGTCATCGCTGACATGAACGAAGAGCGCGGCCAGCAAGTGGCGCAGGAAATCGGTGGCGTGTTCGTCAAGGCCAACGTGGCCGACGAGGCCGATGGCCGCAAGGTGGTGGAAGCTGCCACGGGCCTGGGCAAGCTGATGGGTCTGGTGAACTGCGCCGGCATCGCTCCCGCCGAGAAGATCGTCGGCAAGAAAGGCCCGCACAGCCTGGAGCTGTTCCAGAAGGTCATCACCGTCAACCTGATCGGCTCCTTCAACATGATGCGCCTGGCGGCCGAAGCCATGAGCGCCAACGAGCCTGAAGCCACCGGCGAGCGCGGCGTGATGATCTCCACCGCTTCCGTGGCCGCCTTCGAAGGCCAGATCGGCCAGGTGGCCTACAGCGCCTCCAAGGGCGGCGTGGTGGGCATGACGCTGCCCATTGCCCGCGATCTGGCCCGTACCGGCATCCGCAACATGACCATCGCTCCGGGCATCATGGGCACGCCCATGCTGTTCGGCATGCCGCAGGAAGTGCAGGATTCGCTGGCTGCAATGGTGCCCTTCCCCAGCCGTCTGGGCCGTCCCGAAGATTTCGCCAAGCTGGCCAAGCACATCTTCGAAAACGACCTGCTGAACGGTGAGGTGATCCGTCTGGATGGGGCGATCCGCATGGGCATGAAGTAA
- a CDS encoding phasin family protein, with translation MLTAEQIAAAHKANLETLFGLTNKAFESVEKLIDLNVNAAKAALTDAAQTTQAAMNVKDAQELLALQASLFQPLAEKTAAYSRHLYDITSGAAAEFTKVLESQAVEAQQKVNAVVDNMSKNAPAGSEAGVAMMKNAVSAANSAFESVQKAVKQASDVAEANFNAMTNTAINATKTAAAAAKKPAAPRA, from the coding sequence ATGCTGACCGCTGAACAAATCGCCGCCGCCCACAAAGCCAACCTGGAAACCCTGTTTGGTCTGACCAACAAGGCTTTCGAAAGCGTCGAGAAGCTGATCGACCTGAACGTGAACGCTGCCAAGGCCGCCCTGACCGACGCCGCTCAAACCACCCAGGCTGCCATGAACGTGAAAGACGCTCAGGAACTGCTGGCCCTGCAAGCTTCCCTGTTCCAGCCCCTGGCCGAGAAGACTGCTGCCTACAGCCGTCATCTGTACGACATCACTTCCGGCGCTGCTGCTGAATTCACCAAGGTTCTGGAATCCCAGGCTGTTGAAGCCCAGCAAAAAGTGAACGCCGTTGTGGACAACATGAGCAAGAACGCTCCTGCTGGTTCCGAAGCTGGCGTGGCCATGATGAAGAACGCCGTTTCCGCTGCCAACTCTGCTTTCGAATCCGTGCAGAAGGCCGTGAAACAAGCTTCCGACGTTGCTGAAGCCAACTTCAACGCCATGACCAACACGGCCATCAACGCCACCAAGACGGCCGCTGCTGCTGCCAAGAAGCCTGCTGCTCCCCGCGCCTGA